A single Leifsonia sp. 1010 DNA region contains:
- a CDS encoding ABC transporter permease subunit: MGERGRLMTETVTGAAAPAVGRTAAGVSETETRRRPSSARPAVERPARRRRTGAAAVLGLTPFAFYVIVFLAIPTVVAVGSGFLDDAGRFTWANLTGLAEPAIAGSFFGAFWLSAVTAVVGAIAGAALCFALLRSRSGGVTRSLVDSASSVLAQFGGVMLAFAFIATIGAQGLVTVLLRNVAHINIYENGVWLYTVPGLILPYLYFQIPLMVITFMPALEGLRPQWLEATATLGGSRWTYWTRVGGPILLPSFLGSLLLLFANAFSSYATAAALVGQANNIVSLQIRQALISETVLGRANLAGAMALGMLLVMVVVMLGYSALVRRTARWQR, encoded by the coding sequence GTGGGCGAACGCGGTCGGCTGATGACCGAGACCGTCACAGGCGCCGCGGCGCCTGCGGTCGGACGCACCGCCGCCGGAGTCTCCGAGACGGAGACCCGGCGGCGGCCGTCGTCGGCCCGGCCCGCTGTCGAGCGGCCGGCACGCCGCCGCCGGACGGGCGCGGCCGCCGTGCTGGGGCTGACCCCGTTCGCGTTCTACGTCATCGTGTTCCTCGCCATCCCGACCGTCGTCGCGGTGGGCAGCGGGTTCCTCGACGACGCCGGCCGCTTCACCTGGGCGAACCTCACCGGTCTCGCCGAGCCGGCCATCGCCGGTTCCTTCTTCGGCGCGTTCTGGCTCTCGGCCGTGACCGCCGTCGTCGGTGCGATCGCCGGAGCCGCGCTCTGCTTCGCCTTGCTCCGCTCGCGGTCCGGCGGCGTGACCCGCTCCCTGGTGGATTCGGCCAGCAGCGTCCTCGCCCAGTTCGGCGGCGTCATGCTCGCCTTCGCCTTCATCGCCACGATCGGCGCGCAGGGCCTGGTGACGGTGCTGCTGCGGAACGTCGCGCACATCAACATCTACGAGAACGGGGTCTGGCTTTACACGGTGCCCGGCCTCATCCTCCCGTATCTCTACTTCCAGATCCCGTTGATGGTCATCACCTTCATGCCTGCGCTGGAGGGACTCCGCCCGCAGTGGCTGGAGGCGACGGCGACGCTCGGCGGCAGCCGCTGGACGTACTGGACGCGCGTGGGCGGCCCCATCCTGCTCCCGTCGTTCCTCGGCAGCCTGCTGCTGCTGTTCGCCAACGCGTTCTCGTCGTACGCGACGGCCGCGGCCCTCGTCGGCCAGGCGAACAACATCGTCTCGCTGCAGATCCGGCAGGCGCTCATCAGCGAGACCGTGCTCGGCCGGGCGAACCTGGCCGGGGCGATGGCTCTCGGGATGCTGCTGGTGATGGTCGTCGTCATGCTCGGCTACTCGGCCCTGGTGCGACGGACGGCGCGGTGGCAGCGATGA
- a CDS encoding Lrp/AsnC family transcriptional regulator gives MDAIDREILAALQEDGRLSLTDLAARVGLTLSPCHRRVRELERAGVIEQYRAVVSPAAVGLDFEAIVFVTIDRTDPETVGAFEEGVLAIPNIVQAERLFGDPDYMLRVLTADLTGYQELFDGPLGSLPGVRKLSSTLVMKQVTGRRALPT, from the coding sequence ATGGATGCCATCGACCGGGAGATCCTCGCTGCGCTGCAGGAGGACGGTCGGCTCAGCCTCACCGACCTGGCCGCACGCGTCGGCCTGACGCTGTCACCGTGCCACCGCCGCGTGCGCGAACTGGAGCGCGCCGGCGTGATCGAGCAGTACCGCGCCGTGGTGTCGCCGGCCGCGGTCGGACTCGACTTCGAGGCGATCGTGTTCGTCACCATCGACCGCACCGACCCGGAGACCGTCGGGGCCTTCGAGGAGGGTGTGCTCGCCATCCCGAACATCGTGCAGGCCGAGCGCCTCTTCGGCGATCCGGACTACATGCTGCGGGTGCTGACCGCCGACCTCACCGGGTACCAGGAGCTGTTCGACGGGCCGCTCGGATCGCTCCCCGGCGTCCGCAAGCTGTCCTCGACGCTGGTCATGAAGCAGGTGACCGGACGGCGGGCGCTGCCCACCTGA
- a CDS encoding ABC transporter ATP-binding protein has protein sequence MTALETPLLASRTGSTVELRDLVRDFGGGVGLSGFDLEAAPGELIALLGPSGCGKTTALRSLAGLERVDSGSILIDGRDVTDEPTSRRDLGMVFQSYSLFPHLTAGQNVEFGLRMRKVAPADRRRRAAEALELVGLDHHAGRYAHQLSGGQQQRVALARALVTEPRVLLLDEPLSALDAKVRVQLRDEIRRIQTELGITTFFVTHDQEEALAVADRVAVMRAGRIEQIGSPEELYHRPATAFVAEFVGLTNRVDGVVAGGRLTVLGHEVPLASDAVDGPVTAYLRPEDVVLAGGGIPAVVLTTSFLGALRRTRVRLEDGTELSLQHGARERPEPGERVAVGLTGSPVTIAPRDAGNGAVPAR, from the coding sequence ATGACCGCCCTCGAGACCCCGCTCCTCGCCTCCCGCACCGGCTCCACCGTCGAGCTGCGCGACCTCGTCCGCGACTTCGGCGGCGGCGTCGGCCTGTCGGGCTTCGACCTCGAGGCCGCGCCGGGGGAGCTGATCGCCCTCCTCGGCCCGAGCGGGTGCGGAAAGACCACCGCGCTCCGCTCGCTCGCCGGACTCGAGCGGGTGGACAGCGGCAGCATCCTCATCGACGGCCGCGACGTCACCGACGAGCCCACCAGCCGACGCGACCTGGGGATGGTGTTCCAGTCGTACTCGCTGTTCCCGCACCTCACCGCGGGCCAGAACGTCGAGTTCGGGCTGCGGATGCGCAAGGTCGCCCCCGCGGACCGCCGCCGCCGCGCCGCGGAGGCCCTCGAGCTGGTCGGGCTCGACCACCACGCGGGCCGGTACGCGCACCAGCTGTCCGGCGGCCAGCAGCAGCGCGTCGCCCTCGCCCGCGCACTCGTCACCGAGCCGCGCGTCCTGCTGCTCGACGAACCGCTGTCGGCGCTCGACGCGAAGGTCAGGGTCCAGCTCCGGGATGAGATCCGCCGCATCCAGACCGAGCTGGGCATCACCACGTTCTTCGTCACGCACGACCAGGAGGAGGCGCTCGCCGTCGCCGACCGGGTCGCCGTGATGCGCGCGGGTCGGATCGAGCAGATCGGCAGCCCGGAGGAGCTGTACCACCGCCCCGCGACCGCGTTCGTCGCGGAGTTCGTCGGCCTGACGAATCGGGTGGACGGCGTGGTCGCCGGCGGGCGGCTCACCGTCCTCGGGCACGAGGTGCCGCTCGCCTCCGACGCGGTCGACGGCCCGGTGACCGCCTACCTGCGGCCGGAGGATGTGGTGCTCGCCGGCGGCGGCATCCCCGCGGTCGTGCTCACGACGAGCTTCCTCGGCGCCCTGCGCCGCACGCGCGTCCGCCTGGAGGACGGCACCGAGCTCTCCCTGCAGCACGGCGCCCGCGAGCGGCCGGAACCGGGCGAGCGCGTTGCCGTGGGGCTCACGGGCTCTCCGGTCACCATCGCACCGCGCGACGCCGGAAATGGGGCAGTCCCGGCGCGCTGA
- a CDS encoding LysE family translocator gives MDPALVFGFWGVAALLVCTPGADWAYAVTAGLGGRTLLPSIGGILFGYLVVVVAVAVGLGALVAANPVLLDALTVGGALYLLWLGISGLMRSAAPLTAQTGTETSGASSVGSFLRGAGVSGFNPKGLLVLVALVPQFTSSHGGWAPAAQMLMLGGLFVATCAVVYLTVAVLARRLLAARPRGTVIMARVSAIAMTLIGVALLAERVAQAF, from the coding sequence ATGGATCCGGCACTGGTCTTCGGCTTCTGGGGAGTGGCCGCGCTCCTCGTCTGCACGCCGGGAGCCGACTGGGCGTACGCGGTGACGGCCGGGCTCGGCGGCCGGACGCTCCTGCCCTCGATCGGCGGCATCCTGTTCGGGTACCTGGTGGTGGTCGTCGCGGTCGCGGTCGGGCTGGGCGCGCTCGTCGCCGCCAACCCGGTGCTGCTCGACGCGCTCACCGTAGGCGGCGCGCTGTACCTGCTCTGGCTCGGGATCAGCGGGCTAATGCGATCGGCGGCGCCGTTGACCGCGCAGACCGGCACGGAGACAAGCGGTGCGTCCTCGGTGGGGTCGTTCCTGCGGGGCGCCGGCGTGAGCGGCTTCAACCCGAAAGGGCTGCTCGTGCTGGTCGCGCTCGTGCCGCAGTTCACCTCGTCGCACGGCGGTTGGGCCCCGGCGGCGCAGATGCTGATGCTCGGCGGCCTGTTCGTCGCGACGTGTGCGGTCGTCTACCTGACCGTAGCGGTGCTCGCCCGCCGGCTGCTGGCGGCGCGTCCGCGCGGAACCGTGATCATGGCCCGTGTCTCCGCGATCGCCATGACGCTGATCGGCGTGGCCCTGCTCGCCGAGCGGGTGGCGCAGGCGTTCTGA
- the ilvA gene encoding threonine ammonia-lyase — protein sequence MATATEHTRTPFAGPSLDEFEAARAIVAHVAQPTPMESSRFLTEILGAPVLLKCENLQRTGSYKIRGAYNRMSKLSAEERARGVVAASAGNHAQGVAFAARELGIHATIFMPVGVAIPKFQATRAYGADVVLSGSIVDETLQAAADFAAETGAVLIPPFDHPDVVAGQGTLGLEILDAVPDVSTVVVPIGGGGLISGVASAIKQRAAVTGRTVRIVGVQAANAAAYPPSLAAGEPTDISLTGTIADGIAVRRPGALNFEIIREAVDEIVTVSEDDIARAMVVLLERAKLVVEPAGAAGVAAILAGSVTADGTTVAILSGGNIDPLLMQRVISQGLAASDRYLKLTIMLPDRPGQLARIAEILAGVNANVVEVLHTRHGRGMQITQVELNVSVETRGTDHRRHVIDALRAAGYDPVVVDDE from the coding sequence GTGGCAACCGCGACCGAACACACGCGCACCCCGTTCGCAGGCCCCAGCCTGGACGAGTTCGAGGCTGCGCGCGCCATCGTCGCCCACGTCGCCCAGCCGACGCCGATGGAGTCATCGCGGTTCCTGACCGAGATCCTCGGCGCCCCCGTGCTCCTCAAATGCGAGAACCTTCAGCGCACCGGCTCCTACAAGATCCGCGGCGCCTACAACCGGATGTCGAAGCTGAGCGCCGAGGAGCGCGCACGCGGCGTCGTCGCCGCCTCCGCGGGCAACCACGCGCAGGGCGTCGCCTTCGCGGCCCGGGAGCTCGGCATCCACGCGACGATCTTCATGCCGGTGGGCGTCGCCATCCCCAAGTTCCAGGCCACGCGCGCCTACGGTGCCGACGTGGTGCTCAGCGGCAGCATCGTCGACGAGACGCTGCAGGCCGCCGCCGATTTCGCCGCCGAGACGGGCGCCGTGCTCATCCCGCCGTTCGACCACCCCGACGTGGTCGCGGGGCAGGGGACGCTCGGGCTCGAGATCCTCGACGCCGTCCCCGACGTCTCGACCGTCGTCGTGCCGATCGGCGGAGGCGGACTCATCTCCGGCGTCGCCAGCGCGATCAAGCAGCGCGCGGCGGTCACCGGGCGGACCGTCCGCATCGTCGGCGTGCAGGCGGCGAACGCAGCCGCCTACCCGCCGTCACTCGCGGCGGGGGAGCCGACCGACATCTCCCTCACCGGCACGATCGCCGACGGCATCGCCGTGCGGCGCCCGGGCGCGCTCAACTTCGAGATCATCCGGGAGGCGGTGGATGAGATCGTCACGGTGTCGGAGGACGACATCGCCCGTGCCATGGTGGTGCTCCTGGAGCGCGCCAAGCTCGTGGTCGAGCCAGCAGGAGCGGCCGGCGTCGCCGCCATCCTCGCCGGGTCGGTCACCGCCGACGGCACGACCGTCGCCATCCTCTCCGGCGGCAACATCGACCCGCTGCTCATGCAGCGCGTGATCAGCCAGGGTCTCGCCGCCTCCGACCGCTACCTCAAGCTGACGATCATGCTCCCGGACCGCCCCGGCCAGTTGGCGCGCATCGCCGAGATCCTCGCGGGCGTCAACGCGAACGTGGTCGAGGTGCTGCACACCCGGCACGGGCGCGGGATGCAGATCACCCAGGTCGAGCTGAACGTGAGCGTCGAGACGCGCGGCACCGACCACCGCCGGCACGTCATCGACGCGCTCCGCGCCGCCGGCTACGACCCCGTCGTCGTCGACGACGAGTAG
- a CDS encoding ABC transporter permease, which translates to MNPTRTLATTGRVLTQIRHDPRTVVLLLVVPALLVGLVAWIFTDTPVFQTIGPAILALFPFIVMFLVTSITTLRERRTGTLERLLSMPLGRSDFILGYTLAFGLLAVVQALIASAYALWVCGLDVKGDPWLLVAVAVTDAVLGSTLGLFASAFARTEFQVVQFMPLLVFPQILLGGIFLPRDQLPAGLKEISDWLPLSHAVDALNAVATNSHDAAYVGGQLLIIGAFAVAAVVFGALTLQRRTA; encoded by the coding sequence ATGAACCCGACCCGCACGCTCGCGACCACCGGCCGCGTGCTCACCCAGATCCGTCATGACCCGCGCACCGTCGTGCTCCTGCTGGTGGTGCCCGCGCTCCTCGTGGGGCTCGTCGCCTGGATCTTCACCGACACCCCGGTGTTCCAGACCATCGGCCCGGCCATCCTCGCCCTGTTCCCCTTCATCGTGATGTTCCTGGTGACGTCGATCACCACTCTGCGGGAGCGGAGGACCGGCACCCTGGAGCGCCTGCTGTCGATGCCTCTCGGCCGCAGCGACTTCATCCTCGGCTACACGCTCGCGTTCGGGCTGCTCGCGGTGGTGCAGGCGCTCATCGCGTCGGCGTACGCGCTGTGGGTGTGCGGGCTCGACGTGAAGGGCGACCCCTGGTTGCTGGTGGCCGTCGCGGTGACGGATGCCGTGCTCGGCAGCACCCTCGGACTGTTCGCGAGCGCGTTCGCCCGCACCGAGTTCCAGGTCGTGCAGTTCATGCCGCTGCTGGTGTTCCCGCAGATCCTGCTCGGCGGGATCTTCCTCCCGCGCGACCAACTCCCCGCCGGCCTGAAGGAGATCAGCGACTGGCTGCCGCTGTCGCACGCGGTGGATGCGCTGAACGCCGTCGCGACGAACTCGCACGACGCCGCCTACGTGGGCGGTCAGCTCCTCATCATCGGAGCGTTCGCGGTCGCCGCTGTCGTCTTCGGGGCGCTGACCCTGCAGCGCCGGACCGCGTGA
- a CDS encoding DUF4307 domain-containing protein yields the protein MTTTHRVPTLDTRYGRTPQRKRRDRWLLIFGAIAAVAIATVWAFWAGWDNDQANLETTDTAYTIPDDSHVDISFSINAPVGTPVTCALQALNEDFAIVGWRIVEYPGSASRLTAHTESIRTIMKPNTGLINTCWLS from the coding sequence ATGACGACGACCCACCGCGTCCCCACGCTCGACACCCGCTACGGCCGCACGCCGCAGCGCAAGCGGCGCGACCGCTGGCTGCTGATCTTCGGGGCGATCGCCGCGGTCGCCATCGCCACGGTCTGGGCGTTCTGGGCCGGCTGGGACAACGATCAGGCGAACCTCGAGACCACCGACACCGCCTACACGATCCCCGACGACAGCCACGTCGACATCTCGTTCTCGATCAACGCGCCCGTCGGCACCCCGGTCACGTGCGCCCTCCAGGCCCTCAACGAGGACTTCGCGATCGTCGGCTGGCGCATCGTCGAATACCCCGGTTCCGCGAGCCGGTTGACCGCCCACACCGAGTCGATCCGCACGATCATGAAGCCCAACACGGGTTTGATCAACACCTGCTGGCTGTCCTAG
- the greA gene encoding transcription elongation factor GreA — MSQESQVTFLTQDAYDRLSAELEELSVNGRNEIAKRIEAAREEGDLKENGGYHAAKDEQGKIEARIVQLTNLLRSATVGAAPESHGVVEPGTVITATIAGDESVFLIGNREIAAGTDLPVYSEQSPLGAAILGLKVGDKTEYTAPNGRQIAVEVTKVETYTGQ, encoded by the coding sequence ATGTCTCAGGAGTCTCAGGTCACGTTTCTGACCCAGGACGCGTACGACCGTCTCTCGGCCGAACTCGAGGAGCTCAGCGTCAACGGCCGTAACGAGATCGCGAAGCGCATCGAGGCGGCCCGCGAGGAGGGCGACCTCAAGGAGAACGGCGGCTACCACGCGGCCAAGGACGAGCAGGGCAAGATCGAGGCCCGCATCGTCCAGCTGACCAACCTGCTGCGGAGCGCCACCGTCGGCGCGGCGCCGGAGAGCCACGGCGTGGTCGAGCCGGGCACCGTCATCACCGCGACCATCGCGGGCGACGAGAGCGTGTTCCTCATCGGAAACCGCGAGATCGCGGCCGGCACCGACCTCCCCGTCTACAGCGAGCAGAGCCCGCTCGGCGCGGCCATCCTGGGCCTCAAGGTCGGCGACAAGACGGAGTACACGGCTCCGAACGGCCGTCAGATCGCCGTCGAGGTCACCAAGGTCGAGACCTACACCGGCCAGTAA
- a CDS encoding ABC transporter permease subunit: protein MAAMSRAIETRPRAARPRPIRRRAPELRLGPGPVVRAVIWTVLGLFFLIPLFSMVEFTLRTAKPGVYNLDRWVAVFSGETTRYDRVYQGLGNSLVLAVVTVAIVLLVLLPTIVLVELRFPKLRRLLEGICLLPIMIPAIVMVVGLAPTYAVVTEVFGSGAWTLAFAYGITVLPYAYRAIQSNVAAVDMITLSEAARSLGAGWWTVFWRVLVPNLRRGILAASALSVAVVLGEFTIASLLSRVNLQTSLLLVSQSDPFVAVIFALLALVFAFVLLVVVDRLVSVRRRTAKG, encoded by the coding sequence GTGGCAGCGATGAGCCGCGCGATCGAGACGCGACCCCGCGCCGCCCGCCCGCGCCCGATCCGCCGTCGCGCGCCCGAGCTGCGGCTCGGACCCGGTCCCGTCGTCCGCGCCGTGATCTGGACGGTACTCGGGCTGTTCTTTCTCATCCCGCTGTTCTCGATGGTCGAGTTCACCCTGCGCACCGCAAAGCCCGGCGTGTACAACCTCGACCGTTGGGTGGCCGTGTTCTCGGGCGAGACGACCCGGTACGACCGCGTCTACCAGGGCCTCGGCAACTCGCTCGTGCTCGCCGTCGTCACGGTCGCGATCGTCCTCCTCGTGCTGCTGCCGACGATCGTGCTCGTCGAACTGCGGTTCCCGAAGCTGCGCAGGCTGCTGGAGGGGATCTGCCTGCTGCCGATCATGATCCCGGCGATCGTGATGGTCGTCGGGCTCGCTCCGACCTACGCGGTCGTGACCGAGGTCTTCGGCTCCGGCGCCTGGACACTCGCCTTCGCGTACGGCATCACCGTGCTGCCGTACGCCTACCGCGCGATCCAGAGCAACGTCGCCGCCGTCGACATGATCACGCTCAGCGAGGCCGCCCGGTCGCTCGGCGCCGGCTGGTGGACGGTGTTCTGGCGCGTCCTCGTGCCGAACCTGCGCCGCGGCATCCTCGCCGCCTCCGCGCTCTCCGTCGCCGTCGTGCTGGGCGAGTTCACCATCGCCTCGCTGCTCTCCCGCGTCAACCTGCAGACCTCCCTGCTGCTGGTGTCGCAGTCCGACCCCTTCGTCGCGGTCATCTTCGCGCTCCTCGCGCTGGTGTTCGCGTTCGTCCTCCTCGTCGTCGTCGACCGCCTCGTGAGCGTCCGGCGCCGCACCGCGAAAGGCTGA
- a CDS encoding DNA glycosylase AlkZ-like family protein, producing MVEQVSPALARRIALAAQGFGRPHPDAVGTRQLNGLMDRLRLLQIDSVNVFERSHYLPAFARLGAYDRGLLDRLTFDARGPYTEYWPHEAAFMRTEDWPLFAWRMRDYRARYGGPGSWFDVNESTVEWLRGELAERGPLVAGDIEHDANHRTGPWWGWSEVKRALERMFLFGEVAIAGRTRFQRRYGLAADVLPASVLEQTVSDEDAIRELLRRAAVAHGIGTARDFADYYRIKGPRVAVALQELEDAGELVPVQVPGWESAGRPLRAWMHRDARKPRQIEAAALLSPFDPVVWYRDRALRMFGFHYRIEIYTPAPKRVYGYYSLPILLDDALVGRIDLKSDRQAGVLRVQSAWTEPGAPPATIDRLLPLLDSTAAWQGLERVEVADGARGDLAPLLAGALRAGVGFGA from the coding sequence GTGGTCGAACAGGTCTCCCCCGCACTCGCACGTCGCATCGCGCTGGCCGCGCAGGGCTTCGGCCGGCCGCATCCCGACGCGGTCGGCACCCGGCAGCTCAACGGGCTGATGGACCGCCTGCGGCTGCTGCAGATCGACTCGGTCAACGTCTTCGAGCGCAGCCACTACCTCCCCGCGTTCGCACGCCTGGGCGCCTACGACCGCGGCCTCCTCGACCGGCTCACCTTCGACGCGCGCGGCCCGTACACCGAGTACTGGCCGCACGAGGCCGCCTTCATGCGCACGGAGGACTGGCCGCTGTTCGCCTGGCGCATGCGCGACTACCGCGCCCGGTACGGCGGCCCGGGGAGCTGGTTCGACGTCAACGAGAGCACGGTCGAGTGGCTGCGCGGCGAGCTCGCCGAGCGCGGCCCGCTGGTCGCCGGCGACATCGAGCACGATGCCAATCACCGCACCGGACCGTGGTGGGGCTGGTCGGAGGTCAAGCGCGCACTGGAGCGGATGTTCCTGTTCGGCGAGGTGGCGATCGCCGGGCGCACCCGGTTCCAGCGCCGCTACGGGCTGGCCGCCGACGTGCTGCCGGCGAGCGTGCTGGAGCAGACCGTGAGCGATGAGGACGCGATCCGGGAGCTCCTGCGCCGGGCCGCCGTCGCGCACGGCATCGGCACCGCGCGCGACTTCGCCGACTACTACCGCATCAAGGGCCCGCGCGTCGCCGTCGCCCTGCAGGAGCTGGAGGATGCGGGCGAGCTCGTCCCCGTCCAGGTGCCCGGCTGGGAGAGCGCCGGCCGGCCGCTGCGCGCGTGGATGCACCGCGACGCCCGCAAGCCGCGGCAGATCGAGGCCGCGGCACTGCTGTCGCCGTTCGACCCGGTGGTCTGGTACCGCGACCGGGCGCTGCGGATGTTCGGCTTCCACTACCGCATCGAGATCTACACGCCGGCGCCGAAGCGCGTGTACGGGTACTACTCGCTGCCGATCCTGCTCGACGACGCCCTGGTCGGGCGCATCGACCTGAAGAGCGACCGGCAGGCGGGCGTCCTGCGCGTGCAGTCGGCGTGGACGGAGCCGGGCGCTCCCCCGGCGACGATCGACCGGCTCCTCCCGCTGCTGGATTCGACGGCCGCGTGGCAGGGACTGGAGCGCGTCGAGGTGGCCGACGGTGCGCGCGGCGACCTCGCGCCGCTCCTCGCGGGCGCGCTGCGGGCGGGGGTAGGGTTCGGGGCATGA
- a CDS encoding ABC transporter substrate-binding protein produces MINKRARVAGFAAAAAVVALSLSACSGGASASTADTAKINSATDVASAGGMDALVAAAKKEGSLNIIATPGDWANYQEIFDGFTKKYGITINPSQDSASSQEEIDAAKKLKGQDTAPDTFDVGSSVALANTEYFAPYKPTGWDDIPDNQKEKDGLWKVGYYGVMAVGYDANKIKTAPKSFGDLLKPEFKGAVALNGNPTQAAAAAGAVAYATLQNGGTLDDLTPGIDWFTKLKKAGNWNAADGKPNTIASGETPVLLDWSFNQKGYATSDTIKGGGVNWKYVVLPGTAYVGYYNQAINKDAPHPAAARLWEEYLYSDAAQNAWLKGGAYPARVDAMEKAGTLDKDEFPGKLDEVAVMSDKQATDAGTLLNAKWANAVG; encoded by the coding sequence GTGATCAACAAGCGCGCACGTGTCGCCGGCTTCGCCGCCGCGGCCGCCGTCGTCGCACTCTCGCTCTCCGCCTGCTCCGGTGGCGCGAGCGCCAGCACCGCAGACACCGCGAAGATCAACTCCGCCACCGACGTCGCGTCGGCCGGCGGGATGGACGCGCTGGTCGCGGCCGCGAAGAAGGAGGGCAGCCTCAACATCATCGCGACGCCGGGCGACTGGGCGAACTACCAGGAGATCTTCGACGGCTTCACCAAGAAGTACGGCATCACGATCAACCCGAGCCAGGACAGCGCCTCCAGCCAGGAGGAGATCGACGCCGCCAAGAAGCTCAAGGGCCAGGACACCGCCCCGGACACCTTCGACGTCGGCTCCTCGGTCGCGCTCGCGAACACCGAGTACTTCGCGCCGTACAAGCCGACCGGCTGGGACGACATCCCCGACAACCAGAAGGAGAAGGACGGCCTCTGGAAGGTCGGCTACTACGGCGTCATGGCGGTCGGCTACGACGCCAACAAGATCAAGACCGCTCCGAAGTCGTTCGGCGACCTCCTGAAGCCGGAGTTCAAGGGCGCGGTCGCGCTCAACGGCAACCCGACCCAGGCGGCGGCAGCGGCCGGCGCCGTCGCATACGCCACCCTGCAGAACGGCGGGACGCTCGACGACCTGACTCCCGGCATCGACTGGTTCACCAAGCTGAAGAAGGCCGGCAACTGGAACGCCGCCGACGGCAAGCCGAACACCATCGCCTCGGGTGAGACCCCGGTGCTGCTCGACTGGTCGTTCAACCAGAAGGGCTACGCCACCTCCGACACCATCAAGGGCGGCGGCGTGAACTGGAAATACGTCGTGCTCCCGGGCACCGCGTACGTCGGCTACTACAACCAGGCCATCAACAAGGACGCCCCGCACCCCGCGGCCGCGCGCCTCTGGGAGGAGTACCTCTACAGCGACGCCGCCCAGAACGCATGGCTGAAGGGCGGCGCCTACCCGGCGCGCGTCGACGCGATGGAGAAGGCCGGGACGCTCGACAAGGACGAGTTCCCGGGCAAGCTGGATGAGGTGGCCGTCATGAGCGACAAGCAGGCCACCGACGCCGGCACCCTGCTGAACGCCAAGTGGGCGAACGCGGTCGGCTGA
- a CDS encoding AI-2E family transporter, protein MSDIDRPVPSPTTAPGAGPEANRAPARAWFQRRRRELGEPIESADETVPRGMRIAGAWSWRLLVIGAVLAVVIFLIIQLKLIVIPVLIAVLLAGLLVPFKDFLVRHRWPKWLAIVVVLITLIVVVGGLLYLAIWQVTRQSGELQKQSVASFNDLQAWLTSGPLGLSPDQISNAFASIGKSIQQDGQVFLSGALSVGSTLGHVFAGALLVLFSTIFILIDGRSIWGWIVRVFPKRSRAAIDGAGQAGWVTLKNFAKVQVLVASIDALGIGLGAFFLGLPLVIPISVLVFLGSFIPVVGAVVTGALAIFIALVFKGWVFALIMLGVVLLVQQIEGHILQPLIMGSAVKVHPLAVVLAVAAGSLLAGIPGALFAVPFVAVLNVMVHYIASGVWRNVPPENYTPPERAIWETVPRPVRRPPARS, encoded by the coding sequence ATGTCCGACATCGACCGCCCCGTCCCGTCGCCCACGACTGCGCCCGGAGCCGGCCCCGAGGCCAACCGCGCACCGGCCCGCGCCTGGTTCCAGCGCCGCCGCCGAGAACTCGGTGAGCCGATCGAGTCCGCCGACGAGACGGTCCCGCGCGGGATGCGCATCGCCGGTGCGTGGTCGTGGCGGCTGCTGGTGATCGGCGCGGTCCTCGCCGTCGTCATCTTCCTGATCATCCAGCTGAAGCTCATCGTCATCCCCGTGCTCATCGCGGTGCTGCTGGCGGGGCTGCTGGTGCCGTTCAAGGACTTCCTGGTGCGGCATCGCTGGCCGAAGTGGCTGGCGATCGTGGTCGTGCTGATCACGCTGATCGTCGTCGTCGGCGGTCTGCTGTACCTGGCGATCTGGCAGGTGACGCGGCAGAGCGGGGAGCTGCAGAAGCAGTCCGTCGCCTCCTTCAACGACCTGCAGGCCTGGCTGACGAGCGGACCGCTCGGGCTCAGTCCCGACCAGATCAGCAACGCGTTCGCCTCGATCGGGAAGTCGATCCAGCAGGACGGCCAGGTGTTCCTCTCGGGCGCGCTATCGGTCGGCTCCACCCTCGGGCACGTCTTCGCCGGGGCGCTGCTCGTGCTGTTCAGCACCATCTTCATCCTCATCGACGGCCGGAGCATCTGGGGGTGGATCGTCCGCGTCTTCCCGAAGCGGTCGCGCGCTGCGATCGACGGGGCCGGCCAGGCCGGCTGGGTGACGCTGAAGAACTTCGCGAAGGTCCAGGTGCTGGTCGCGTCGATCGACGCGCTCGGTATCGGCCTCGGGGCGTTCTTCCTCGGGCTGCCGCTCGTCATCCCGATCTCGGTCCTCGTGTTCCTCGGCTCGTTCATCCCGGTCGTCGGCGCCGTCGTCACCGGAGCGCTCGCGATCTTCATCGCGCTCGTCTTCAAGGGCTGGGTGTTCGCGCTGATCATGCTCGGCGTCGTGCTGCTGGTGCAGCAGATCGAGGGACACATCCTGCAGCCGCTCATCATGGGCAGCGCCGTGAAGGTCCACCCGCTCGCCGTGGTGCTCGCCGTCGCGGCCGGATCGCTGCTGGCCGGCATCCCCGGCGCCCTGTTCGCCGTGCCCTTCGTCGCCGTGCTGAACGTGATGGTGCACTACATCGCGAGCGGCGTCTGGCGGAACGTGCCGCCGGAGAACTACACGCCGCCGGAGCGGGCGATCTGGGAGACGGTCCCTCGGCCGGTGCGCCGCCCGCCCGCGCGGTCGTAG